In Candidatus Endomicrobium procryptotermitis, the following proteins share a genomic window:
- a CDS encoding polysaccharide deacetylase family protein — translation MKKILLLVIIFFCCVLCRAENKVFYAEGTEKPKRIALTFDDGPGKTTEKILEILKNKKVKATFFMLGSKTVKKPMTAKKVAEEGHEIANHTYDHVNFFKYDAADKSEKIKDELLKSEKAIQKASGITPFLVRYPHGYAKRDAVDIAKENGYYVINWYFGCDWDLSLTDEEMYEKYISNIKSGAIFLMHDTNTKAVNILSDFIDKLEEEGYEIVTVGELLGLKRELEKEMK, via the coding sequence ATGAAAAAAATCTTACTTCTTGTTATTATATTTTTTTGCTGCGTACTCTGCCGTGCAGAAAATAAAGTTTTTTATGCCGAAGGTACTGAAAAGCCAAAAAGGATTGCATTGACTTTTGATGATGGTCCCGGAAAAACAACAGAGAAAATTCTTGAAATATTAAAAAATAAAAAAGTTAAAGCTACTTTTTTTATGCTCGGCAGTAAAACCGTAAAGAAGCCCATGACGGCAAAAAAAGTCGCAGAAGAAGGGCATGAAATAGCAAATCATACCTACGATCACGTTAATTTTTTTAAATACGACGCCGCTGATAAAAGTGAAAAGATAAAAGATGAACTTTTAAAATCCGAAAAAGCGATACAAAAAGCTTCAGGCATTACACCTTTTTTGGTACGTTATCCTCACGGATATGCAAAACGTGACGCTGTAGACATTGCGAAAGAAAACGGCTATTATGTGATAAATTGGTATTTTGGCTGTGACTGGGATTTAAGTCTTACCGATGAAGAAATGTATGAAAAATATATAAGTAATATAAAAAGTGGAGCAATTTTTCTTATGCATGACACCAATACGAAAGCAGTTAATATTCTTTCCGATTTTATTGATAAACTTGAAGAAGAAGGTTATGAGATTGTTACTGTAGGGGAACTGCTCGGTTTAAAACGGGAATTGGAAAAAGAGATGAAATAG
- a CDS encoding diphosphate--fructose-6-phosphate 1-phosphotransferase yields MSSKNVSELQIERCKFKPILPEVLKAGPVFVKPKKGKPTKSVANQSKIKNIFKNTYGLPEVTFTKGTNFGIGKKTVKAAVVLSGGQAPGGHNVIAGLFDGLKKANKSNVLIGYLGGPSGILENRYKVISEKVLLDYRNTGGFDFIQSGRTKIETPQQFCTAKDNILKNKIDALVVVGGDDSNTNAALIAEYVHNENVKDICVVGVPKTIDGDLKNDYIETSFGFDTATKIYAELVGNICRDVNSAQKYWHFVRLMGRSASHITIEVGFKTQPNIVLVGEEILAKKMTLEKVVDGISDIIVKRANLGKNFGVVLIPEGLIEFIPEMKELISSLNDVLAQNASALCEISSIEAKKDFIFKKLPKKLSDLMKSLPAGIASQLMLDRDPHGNVQVSLIETEKLLIEMVHKKLSELKKSGKYAGKFSAITHFFGYEGRCGIPSNFDANYTYALGYNAAALVLNGMSGYLSSVRNLTKPSKEWICGGIPLTMMMNIERRHGHDKPVIQKALVNLKGRPFKELAKNRNKWAVAESYIFPGPIQYFGPATVTDMTTKTLRYEQSERNKIRTKLKSVILK; encoded by the coding sequence ATGTCCAGTAAAAATGTGTCTGAGCTTCAAATTGAAAGGTGTAAATTTAAACCCATTCTTCCTGAAGTTTTAAAAGCCGGCCCCGTTTTCGTTAAACCTAAAAAAGGTAAACCGACAAAGTCTGTTGCCAATCAGTCAAAAATTAAAAATATTTTTAAAAATACTTATGGGCTGCCGGAGGTTACTTTTACTAAAGGCACAAATTTCGGAATAGGAAAGAAAACTGTCAAAGCCGCGGTTGTTCTTTCGGGAGGGCAGGCTCCTGGCGGACATAACGTAATAGCTGGCTTGTTTGACGGTTTGAAAAAAGCGAATAAAAGTAATGTTTTGATAGGTTATCTAGGTGGCCCATCTGGAATTCTTGAAAATAGATATAAAGTAATATCTGAAAAAGTTCTTTTGGATTATAGAAATACCGGCGGTTTTGATTTTATACAATCAGGCAGAACAAAAATTGAAACTCCACAGCAGTTCTGTACAGCAAAAGACAATATATTGAAAAACAAAATAGACGCTTTGGTAGTCGTAGGCGGAGACGATTCAAATACGAATGCAGCTCTTATAGCTGAATATGTGCACAATGAAAATGTCAAAGATATATGCGTTGTAGGCGTTCCTAAAACGATTGACGGAGATTTAAAAAATGATTATATAGAAACTTCCTTTGGTTTCGATACGGCGACAAAAATTTATGCAGAACTTGTCGGAAATATATGCAGAGATGTCAACTCGGCGCAAAAATATTGGCATTTTGTAAGGCTTATGGGAAGAAGTGCATCACATATAACTATAGAAGTCGGTTTTAAAACACAGCCAAATATAGTTCTTGTTGGAGAAGAAATTCTCGCAAAAAAAATGACTTTGGAAAAAGTGGTTGACGGCATATCTGACATTATCGTAAAACGTGCAAATCTAGGTAAAAATTTCGGAGTGGTTTTGATTCCAGAAGGCTTAATCGAATTTATTCCCGAAATGAAAGAACTTATCTCTTCTCTCAATGACGTTTTGGCACAAAACGCTTCGGCGCTCTGCGAGATAAGCTCAATCGAAGCCAAAAAAGATTTTATTTTTAAAAAACTTCCGAAAAAACTTTCGGATTTGATGAAATCTCTTCCCGCAGGAATTGCTTCCCAGCTTATGCTTGACAGAGATCCGCACGGAAACGTTCAGGTTTCATTAATCGAAACAGAAAAACTTTTGATTGAAATGGTTCACAAAAAACTTTCGGAACTAAAAAAATCCGGAAAATACGCCGGAAAATTCTCGGCGATTACACATTTTTTTGGATATGAAGGACGCTGTGGAATTCCTTCAAATTTTGATGCAAATTATACTTATGCATTAGGATACAATGCCGCAGCTTTGGTTCTTAATGGAATGAGTGGATATTTATCATCTGTAAGAAATCTCACAAAACCTTCAAAAGAATGGATTTGCGGAGGAATTCCTTTGACGATGATGATGAATATTGAAAGAAGACATGGTCACGACAAGCCCGTTATTCAGAAGGCTTTAGTTAATTTAAAAGGCAGGCCATTTAAAGAGCTTGCAAAAAACAGAAACAAATGGGCTGTTGCGGAAAGTTACATATTCCCCGGACCTATTCAATATTTTGGTCCTGCTACAGTGACCGATATGACTACAAAAACTTTACGGTATGAACAGTCTGAAAGAAATAAAATACGTACAAAACTAAAGTCAGTCATTCTAAAATGA